A single window of Syntrophus aciditrophicus SB DNA harbors:
- the cimA gene encoding citramalate synthase, whose translation MTDRTDVLIYDTTLRDGTQGEKINFSAEEKVRIAQRLDEMGFHYIEGGWPGSNPKDMRFFELGKHIPFKNARLTAFGSTRRPNIKVENCANIQTLLAAETPAVTIFGKSWDLHVTDILTIPLEENLAMIHESIAYLKANGKEVIYDAEHFFDGYKKNRFYALQTIETAWKAGADFIVLCDTNGGTIPHELTVIVEYVRSFLPDAPLGIHVHNDGDLAVANSIAAVSAGATMVQGTINGYGERCGNADLIPIIANLQLKMNRWCLPDNSIRQLTNLSYYISDVANIPPQNSRPFVGRSAFTHKGGVHVSAILKNPAAYEHIRPELVGNEQRVLVSDLSGKSNIEYKARELGIDLGTEDAISTLIVQKIKIMEDEGYQFDAADGSLSLLIKKITGEFKEPFVLECFHVINAKTKNNPSLSQATIKIVVGNEEELTAAEGNGPVNALDNALRKALVKFYPQISEVHLVDFKVRTLEGADGTAAKVRVLLDSKDNEDVWSTIGVSTNVIEASWHALVDSIQYKLCKDKINKHHVGE comes from the coding sequence ATGACTGACCGGACAGATGTTTTAATTTATGATACTACCCTCAGGGACGGCACCCAGGGTGAAAAGATCAATTTTTCCGCAGAAGAGAAAGTGCGCATCGCCCAGCGGCTTGACGAAATGGGCTTTCATTACATCGAAGGCGGGTGGCCGGGTTCCAATCCCAAGGACATGCGATTTTTCGAACTTGGGAAACACATTCCGTTCAAGAACGCACGGCTGACGGCGTTTGGCAGCACCCGCAGACCCAATATCAAAGTGGAAAACTGTGCAAATATCCAGACACTGCTGGCGGCTGAGACACCGGCCGTTACAATTTTCGGTAAATCCTGGGATCTTCATGTCACCGATATTCTGACAATTCCTCTGGAAGAAAACCTGGCCATGATCCATGAGTCCATTGCATATCTGAAGGCGAACGGCAAGGAAGTCATCTATGACGCGGAGCACTTTTTCGATGGCTACAAGAAAAACCGTTTCTATGCGCTTCAGACGATTGAAACGGCATGGAAGGCTGGTGCTGATTTTATCGTCCTCTGTGATACCAACGGAGGAACGATACCACATGAATTGACGGTAATCGTGGAATATGTCCGAAGTTTCCTTCCAGATGCCCCACTGGGCATTCATGTTCACAACGATGGAGACCTTGCTGTGGCTAACTCCATTGCCGCCGTTTCTGCCGGCGCAACCATGGTCCAGGGCACTATCAACGGATATGGCGAGCGATGCGGTAATGCTGATCTTATTCCCATCATCGCCAATCTCCAGCTTAAAATGAACCGGTGGTGTCTGCCAGACAACTCGATCCGGCAACTGACCAATCTGTCGTATTACATCAGCGATGTGGCCAACATTCCGCCGCAGAATTCAAGGCCCTTTGTAGGGCGCAGTGCCTTTACCCATAAAGGAGGCGTTCATGTCAGCGCGATCCTTAAAAATCCTGCGGCATACGAGCACATCAGGCCGGAACTTGTGGGCAATGAGCAGCGCGTCCTGGTTTCTGATCTCTCCGGCAAGAGCAATATCGAATATAAAGCCCGGGAACTCGGAATCGATTTGGGGACCGAAGACGCCATCAGCACCCTGATCGTTCAGAAGATCAAGATCATGGAAGACGAAGGCTATCAATTCGACGCTGCGGACGGATCCCTGTCCCTGCTGATCAAGAAGATCACCGGAGAATTTAAGGAACCTTTCGTGCTAGAGTGTTTCCATGTTATCAATGCCAAAACGAAAAACAACCCTTCCCTCTCCCAGGCAACGATCAAGATCGTCGTGGGGAATGAAGAGGAACTGACCGCCGCGGAAGGCAACGGCCCCGTCAACGCCCTGGACAATGCCCTGCGCAAAGCCCTGGTGAAATTCTACCCGCAGATAAGCGAAGTTCACCTTGTGGATTTCAAGGTTAGAACTCTGGAGGGCGCTGATGGAACAGCCGCCAAAGTGAGGGTTTTACTGGACTCGAAGGACAACGAGGATGTCTGGAGCACGATCGGCGTTTCCACAAATGTAATTGAAGCAAGCTGGCACGCCCTGGTGGACAGCATTCAGTACAAGCTCTGCAAAGATAAAATTAACAAGCACCATGTGGGAGAATAA
- a CDS encoding L-threonylcarbamoyladenylate synthase: protein MLLSINTQNPQTRLIKKVAEILRDGGIVIYPTDTVYGLGCNLFNKKGIEKIYEIKKRNKKQPLSFICADLKDISKYAQVTDFGYRIMKRHLPGPYTFILQASRLVPKIILPKRQTTGIRVPDNRICMALVAELGQPIISTSVKAADDRYLNDPEEIESIFKHHVDVIINGGIIAAEPSTIVSLIDDTVEVLRIGKGDASEFI from the coding sequence ATGCTGTTATCGATAAACACTCAGAACCCTCAGACAAGACTTATCAAGAAGGTTGCCGAAATTCTGCGTGACGGAGGAATAGTTATCTATCCAACTGATACGGTATATGGCCTTGGATGCAATCTTTTCAACAAAAAAGGCATCGAGAAGATTTACGAAATCAAGAAAAGAAACAAAAAGCAGCCCCTCAGCTTTATCTGCGCCGACCTTAAGGATATCAGCAAATATGCCCAGGTAACCGATTTCGGTTACAGGATAATGAAGCGTCATCTTCCGGGCCCTTACACTTTCATTCTTCAAGCCTCGAGACTCGTCCCGAAGATCATTCTTCCCAAAAGACAGACAACTGGGATTCGTGTACCGGACAACAGGATCTGCATGGCTCTGGTTGCTGAACTGGGCCAACCCATCATCAGCACCAGCGTGAAGGCGGCTGATGATCGATATCTGAATGATCCGGAAGAGATTGAAAGTATATTCAAGCATCACGTTGATGTCATTATCAATGGGGGCATCATTGCAGCTGAACCTTCCACCATCGTCAGCCTGATCGATGATACCGTGGAAGTTTTGAGAATCGGCAAAGGAGATGCTTCGGAATTTATATAG